Proteins encoded together in one Impatiens glandulifera chromosome 1, dImpGla2.1, whole genome shotgun sequence window:
- the LOC124927662 gene encoding WUSCHEL-related homeobox 9-like, giving the protein MASPNRHWPSMFKSKPCNNIQHNQWQHHQHDLNNSPLISSTNCHRSPYSSAVGVCEERSPEPKPRWNPKPEQIRILEAIFNSGMVNPPRDEIRKIRGQLQEYGQVGDANVFYWFQNRKSRSKHKQRHQVNNSRSIPAAATPPPLPPPVSSSAENVVAAPVSNTPDGPVVGGQSNMFYEPLMPFEPFLFPVQQVSSGTNVTCTSTGAVFGQGFGLSHHEMMNNAGLVNVAEDPTAVNCSGILMNDEQQHQMIMSEKKMEEEEKLMKVMSYSTFSSSSSPLLASSTASSVVTAAAVTAPSSFNHILGMENESGPPMVRYTVFINDVAFEVALAPLNVREAFGDDAVLFNSSGQPVLTDDWGVTLQPLQHGCLYYLLRALIS; this is encoded by the exons ATGGCTTCACCAAACAGACACTGGCCCAGCATGTTCAAGTCCAAGCCCTGCAACAATATCCAGCACAACCAATGGCAACATCATCAACATGATCTCAACAACTCTCCCCTTATCTCATCTACTAATTGCCACAGATCACCTTACTCCTCTGCAG TGGGAGTATGTGAAGAGAGAAGCCCGGAGCCAAAACCTAGATGGAATCCGAAGCCTGAACAAATTCGGATCCTGGAAGCCATATTCAACTCTGGAATGGTTAACCCTCCCCGTGATGAGATTCGAAAGATCCGAGGCCAACTCCAAGAATACGGTCAAGTTGGCGATGCCAATGTCTTCTATTGGTTCCAAAACCGGAAATCTCGTAGCAAACACAAGCAACGCCACCAAGTTAACAACTCGAGGTCGATTCCCGCCGCTGCcactcctcctcctcttcctcctccggTTTCTTCATCAGCAGAGAATGTGGTGGCGGCACCGGTTAGCAACACGCCAGATGGACCGGTGGTTGGGGGGCAGTCTAATATGTTTTATGAACCTCTAATGCCTTTCGAACCATTCCTTTTTCCTGTTCAACAGGTTTCAAGTGGGACAAATGTTACATGCACTAGTACTGGTGCAGTTTTCGGGCAAGGGTTTGGGTTGTCTCATCATGAGATGATGAACAATGCTGGTTTGGTCAATGTGGCAGAGGATCCAACGGCTGTGAATTGTTCAGGGATTCTGATGAATGATGAGCAGCAGCATCAGATGATTATGAGTGAAAAGAAaatggaggaagaagagaaacTGATGAAGGTGATGAGTTATTCTACTTTCTCCAGCAGTAGTTCTCCTTTGCTTGCCTCTTCTACTGCTTCTTCAGTTGTCACTGCTGCTGCTGTCACTGCTCCATCCTCTTTCAATCACATTTTAG GGATGGAAAATGAATCTGGGCCACCAATGGTTAGATACACTGTGTTCATTAACGATGTGGCTTTTGAGGTAGCACTGGCACCTCTTAACGTGAGAGAGGCATTTGGAGACGATGCAGTTCTGTTCAACTCCTCGGGCCAGCCAGTTCTAACTGATGACTGGGGAGTCACGTTGCAGCCATTGCAACATGGATGTCTCTACTATCTTTTGCGCGCTTTAATAAGTTAA